The following proteins are encoded in a genomic region of Zea mays cultivar B73 chromosome 9, Zm-B73-REFERENCE-NAM-5.0, whole genome shotgun sequence:
- the LOC100273960 gene encoding GDSL esterase/lipase At4g01130 precursor: protein MQIGCRGTMRTAWPLLLVATALLSTSAARARRTCRFPAVFNFGDSNSDTGGFWAAFPAQQGPFGMTYFGRPAGRASDGRLVIDFIAQAMGLPLLSPYLQSIGSDYRHGANFATLASTALLPNTSVFVTGTSPFSLGIQLNQMKEFRNRVLASKGNNGQLPGSEILGDALYTIDIGQNDFTSNLGSLGVESVKRSLPSVVSQISWTIQDLYSSIGARSFMVFNMVPVGCYPAFLAGLPRDSKDLDEFGCVKSYNGGVTYYNQLLNDSLAEVRKTLQDASVVYVDKHAVTLELFQHPTAHGLKHGARACCGYGGGTYNFDRDVYCGDSKVVNGEAATAGACADPQNYVSWDGIHATEAANSRIAYAVISGSYSYPPFDLSKLCSP, encoded by the exons ATGCAGATCGGTTGCCGGGGCACGATGAGGACCGCGTGGCCGCTGCTCCTCGTGGCGACGGCGCTGCTTTCGACTTCGGCAGCGAGGGCCAGGAGGACCTGCAGGTTCCCTGCCGTCTTCAACTTCGGCGACTCCAACTCCGACACCGGCGGCTTCTGGGCCGCCTTCCCGGCGCAGCAGGGCCCGTTCGGCATGACGTACTTCGGCAGGCCGGCCGGCCGCGCCTCCGACGGCCGCCTCGTCATCGACTTCATAG CGCAAGCGATGGGGCTGCCGCTGCTGAGCCCCTACCTGCAGTCCATAGGGTCGGACTACCGGCACGGCGCCAACTTCGCGACGCTGGCGTCGACGGCGCTGCTGCCCAACACGTCGGTGTTCGTCACCGGGACCAGCCCCTTCTCCCTCGGCATCCAGCTCAACCAGATGAAGGAGTTCAGGAACAGAGTGCTCGCCTCCAAAGGAAACAACG GCCAACTCCCTGGCTCGGAAATCTTGGGCGACGCTCTGTACACAATCGACATCGGGCAGAACGACTTCACCTCGAACCTTGGATCCCTCGGGGTCGAAAGCGTCAAGCGAAGCCTACCTTCAGTCGTCAGCCAGATCTCCTGGACGATACAG GACTTGTACAGCAGCATCGGAGCTCGCAGCTTCATGGTGTTCAACATGGTGCCCGTAGGATGCTACCCGGCATTCCTCGCGGGGCTTCCTCGTGACAGCAAGGACCTGGACGAGTTCGGGTGCGTGAAAAGCTACAACGGCGGGGTCACGTACTACAACCAGCTGCTGAACGACAGCCTAGCCGAGGTGAGGAAGACGCTGCAGGATGCGTCGGTCGTGTACGTCGACAAGCATGCTGTGACGCTCGAACTGTTCCAGCACCCAACCGCTCACG GGCTGAAGCACGGGGCTAGAGCTTGCTGCGGGTACGGCGGTGGAACCTACAATTTCGATCGAGATGTTTATTGTGGTGACAGCAAGGTAGTGAATGGAGAAGCTGCGACGGCGGGGGCTTGTGCAGACCCGCAAAACTATGTCAGCTGGGACGGGATACATGCCACTGAAGCTGCAAATAGTAGGATAGCGTATGCTGTGATCAGCGGCTCCTATTCGTACCCACCTTTCGATCTTTCAAAGCTATGTAGCCCTTAG